GCGGAGTGGAGTCTTTGGTTGGGACTTGTGAGCTCACTGTTATGGTCCTAGTCCTCCAAATCACAATAACAAGAATACTTGGGTAATCTGGGTACAATTCTGGAGAAGAATTGGAGAGATTGGGTAGGGAATAGCAAGAATCAGAGGCTAGGGTTCAAGACTAGCAGGAGATACAAGGAGGATCGAGTcctgaggaggaagacgagttcGTCGCGGTTCAGTTCGATGGTCTTCGCGGGTCCTAGTCCTTTGCCTTTTGTAGCTTCTCCCGTTCCTGTAgcctggcccacctggcagccactCATGAGGAGGCTTGTCCGTGACATTCCCCCCCGCTTGAAATGCGGCTTGCCCTCAAGCCGCAACCACCGGAGGGATCCCACTGAAATTGGTAGTAGTGCTTCGCCTTCTGCTGATCTGGCTTGACACATTTGTATCATTGAATGATTGCACCATCGCCAATAAACAGAGCTGTCGAACCATAAAATGAAATAGTTGAACACAAGCGTCTCCTGAGCTCTTCCAAATTGCATGGGCACTCATACTATAATTTCCAGTAATCCGTGTAAGAAAAAGCTCTTCTTTCCATGACTGAATCTTGTCAATTTGCTGTGTTTCCGTGAAACCCAAGTTCTTGCTCCTGAATAGATCATCATTTGGTTTAGAGCATGCAAGCTCCTGATTAAATGCAGCTTCAGTAACCCACTGAACAAGCAAATAGTCCATCACAAGCTTCCCCAGTTTCGTGTCAGTTGCTTGACTGAATATGCACCCAACTGAAGTACCAAACTGAATGGGCCAACTTGGTTGAGACAGTAACCATGTAGACACATGATGCTTTATTAGGAGCACACTGATGACATTGTCACTCCTTTGTAAAAATTCAAAGCTTGCCAATTGAAGCATGGGACTACTAGAATTATTGTGCTTCAGCCACACCTCTCTTTTGTTCAATAATGGTCCAGCAATCTGATCATTTGAATGCACAACCACATCATCTGAATAACAGGTCAACCATGCCATGTGCAAAATGAATCTGGGCCACATCAGTAGGAGTCCATATGCAAATACAAAGCAGTAGAGGTCAAGGTCCAGCGCCTTCTTGTTCTTTTTATTTGCACATTGCTTCAGTTCAACTAGCAGCTCTAAATCACCTGGCCAAACAATCAGTGCACTGTTCCTTGACTGAGCAAAGGGTGATAGAACAAACACTCTGAAAGAATTGGCCATAGCACCATTGCACATTTGCACTTGAATCTGTCCAGCATACATATTATGGTATAGATCTTGACTTCACTCCCCCAAATGGAATTAGGAGCTACTGTTGTCAAATGATATGAATGACTCGTTACAAAAATCTTGACATCAAGCTAAAACTTATCAACCTCATTTCTCTGGTCTAAGCAAATACTTTGCAGACATCTAGACAAATTAAACTTGACGATCAAATCTGAGTAGCACATGAGGCTCTCTCTCCAAAGGTATGCAGACTTGTTGAACTGATGCTGATCTGAACTCCATACCGAAACAGGTGGTGGCCAACGAAGTTTCCCATGAAGCATAAGCTCTGTGCTTTGATATCATGTAGTGATCACACTGTAACTTCCAAGAGATGCACTGAGCTGGTTCTGCCATTAACCATTTGTAACACAACTTGGAGGTCTCATCTTCAAACCAAATAGAACTCTGATGCAAGAAACACACACTAGCTTTGTTGCTAAGTTTTATAAGCTCTCTGATTCCACCATTTAGCAATTTCATCTTGCACCTTCTTATTTTCACGTCGAGTGGGAAAGCAGCTGAGCACAAAAACGTAGTGATGTCTCGGTAGAGGCATTGCATCGAACATGTTGTGGGCGAAACATTGGGGACCTTAGCTTCTGCACCCAAAGTGCTATGAGCACGCGGACGGTGATGAACTTGGTGTACCGGCTCATGAGGGCGCCGTTCATGCCGACGACCGCGACGGGGAGCGCGTCGCAGACGAACTCGCGCTCGATGTCGACGACATCGGCGACGATCTCGCGGACGCGGGCCTCGTCCTGCTTGCTGCGGAGGAGGTCGTACAGGAGGCAGGTGAAATCGCAGTGCACGCCCTTGTCGTGGAAGATGAGCTCGTTGGAGAAGCTGAGGCCGGGCATGAGGTCGCTCCTCTTGAGCTAGGAGATGGCGCAGAGGGAGCCCGAGAAGCAGATGCCCTCGACGCAGGTGAAGGCGACGAGGCGGCCGGCAAaacgctcgccgccgtcgatccaGTGCATGACTCAGTCGGCCTTGCTGCGGACGGCGGGCACGGTGTTGATGGCACGGAAGACGTGGTCCTTCTTGGCGCCGTTGCAGATGCAGGTGTCGAGCCACACCCGAGGTGGTGGCCACACCCGAGGTGGTGGATGTCGGGGGCGAAGGAGCCATTGGTGAGCGCGCGTTGGTGCCGACAACGCCGGCCGTTGTTGGCGCCCGCGGGTGTAGGTAAAGGGGCCGACGCAAGGCTGGCGGCGACCTGCGCCGAGGTTGGAGTGGAAGGCGCTGATGCCGCGACCTGCGCCGAGGTCGGAGTGGAGGGCGCTGATGCCGCGACCTTCGTCGAGGTGGGGGTGGAGGACGCCGATGCCGCGACCTGAGTCGAGGTCGGGGTGGAGGACGCCGATGCGGCAACTTGCGCCGAAGTCGGAGTCCAGGACGCCGATGCCGTGCTTGAGGACGGGGGCGGCGCGACTCCATTCATGCGATCCATGATCTCGTTCATCAGCCGCAACTTCTCCTCCATCCTCGACATCGAAGCATAGAGATCATCCATCTCCACCATGGCTCGATTCGATTTGGAGGAAAAAAATTGGGTGGATTCGGATGGAACTCGCGATTTGGGGGAAAATTTGGGGGATTCCGAAGAACAAGGCTCTGATTACCAATTGTTATGGCCCTAGACCTCCAAATCACAATAATAAGAATACTTGGGTAATCTGGGTACAATTCTGGAGATGAATTGGAGAGATTGAGTAGGGAATAGCAAGAATCAGAGGCTAGGGTTCCAGAACAGAAGGAGATACAAGGAGGATCGAGTcctgaggaggaagacgagttcGTCGCGGTTATGTTCGATCGATCCGGCTTGTCTGCCGTGCTGAAGCAAAGTCAGCAAAAGGCACAGTAAATCGTGTCTGTGAACAGTAGCCTACCGTTAGTTACTGTAGTGGAGGTACTGTGCCGATCTCACTGTTCACAGATTTACTATACCATGCTCTCTGTAGCACTGGATCTCATCCATCCATCCGCAAATGAACGACCGGGAATGAATCAAAAGTTACCGCTACAGTAATTCACTGACTTGCCGGCCTTCAGTAGGTCAGTGAATCCCGATTGATGTTCGATGGTCTTCACGGGTCCTAGTCCTTTGCCTTTGGGCCCTTTGCCTTTTGTAGCGTCTCCCGTTCTTTAgcctggcccacctggcagccactCATGAGGAGGCTTGTCCGTGACACTCACCCGCCCGGGTTCCATCCCGAACGAGCCTGGGTGTTGCACGGGAGGGACGATGTTCCCGTGCAATCACTGCACGTGCAGTGACTatcgctgacatgtgggcccatatactgtggagcccacgtgtcaATGGCAGTTACTGCACATGCAAGACTCACACGTCAGCGGCAGTCCCTGCACGTGCAGTGCACGGGAACCTCACACGCACGGGAGGGTACCGGAGGTTAGGGGTGTGCGTGTGTGGAGGTGTGGGTGCGTGTGTGAGTCCCGGTAGCTGCGTCTCTAGATTTCTCGGCAGCTCATCTATATTCAAGCACGCGGTTGGCACGGGTGACCAATTGAATTCTTATATAACTGGTCAGTGCTCCTAGcaactttaaaaaaaaatatagtgCTGAACTTTTTAAAGTATTATTTACACATATGATGGTTGATGGCCTATCATTTCTATCTCCTGCGTTCATAAAAACTCTGCTTCTCCAGGCTTCATTGATTTTCTTCATCGCTCCAACAGGGAACTTTTGGATACATGTGCAATAAATCATACGTACTACAGCTCAACGTTTCCACGTTCTCGAAATGACGTACGACGAGCTTGGGTGCATGCATTGTATACTGTTCGTGTGTTCTCCGCCCTTACGTTGTACGCGAGAAggttggttttttttttctaacttgCAAAAGCTGGAAACAAAGATACAAGAGGAGCTCCGAGCTGGTCTCTGGAAAGCGGCAAGTGGGCTGGAACCAGCGCATGAATGTTATCGTGGTTTTTAGCTCAACATGAATCGATCTAGCAAGTTCTTTTACACTCGCTGCTCAAGAACGCTCATGGCTGCGCCCTGCTGCTCCAGATGTTTGAGTCGCCGGCAAAAGACTACAAGTGCAATCTTCTTCGCTGAAGCACCATCACTCGAGCAAAATAGTCAGCAAAGATAACTCAATGATCGACCGTATCTGTGGAACCACAGCCTTCGGAAACCTTCCACAGTAGCCTATTTCCCTGGTGCCTCACATTTCTACAACAGTAGATTTACAGTTTGCTTTCCCTGCGCTGAAACACCCTTGCTaatctctctcttttccttcaTTTTCTGCTGATATATATTGACTAGGGGTGGCTCGGTGTGGGTGCAAGCTAAGGTGTGCACC
The nucleotide sequence above comes from Panicum virgatum strain AP13 chromosome 3K, P.virgatum_v5, whole genome shotgun sequence. Encoded proteins:
- the LOC120697028 gene encoding ribonucleoside-diphosphate reductase small chain-like; its protein translation is MPGLSFSNELIFHDKGVHCDFTCLLYDLLRSKQDEARVREIVADVVDIEREFVCDALPVAVVGMNGALMSRYTKFITVRVLIALWVQKLRSPMFRPQHVRCNASTETSLRFCAQLLSHST